The genomic DNA GAGCGCAAGTTTCTCGGCGGCGAAAACCGCCCCTCGATGGTGCTGGTCTGTTCCGGCATCTATGTCGAGGACTTCAACAACAAGTCGGTCAATGCCTGGCTGCGCGAGGTCTACAATCGCGGCGTCGCCGTCGGCAGCCTCTGTACCGGCGCCCATGTGCTGGCGTCGGCCGGTCTTCTGACCGGCAAGCGCTGCGCCATCCACTGGGAAAACCTGCCGGGCTTTTCCGAAAGCTTCCCGCAGGTCGACGTCTATGCCGACCTCTACGAAATCGACAGCAACATCTACACCTGCGCCGGCGGCACCGCCTCGCTCGACATGATGCTGAACCTGATCGACCAGGATTTCGGCGAGAGCCTCGTCAACCGCGTCTGCGAACAGGCGCTGACCGATCGCGTGCGCGGGCCCCATGACCGCCAGCGCCTGCCGCTGCGCGCCCGTCTCGGCGTGCAGAACGCCAAGGTGCTGTCCATCATCGAACTGATGGAGGCAAACCTCGCCGAGCCGCTTTCGCTGCTCGAAATCGCCGAGGGCGCCGATCTCTCCCGCCGCCAGATCGAGCGCCTCTTCCGCCAGGAAATGGGCCGCTCGCCTGCACGCTACTATCTCGAAATCCGCCTCGATCGCGCAAGGCACCTCTTGATCCAGTCGTCGATGCCGGTGGTCGAAGTGGCCGTAGCCTGCGGCTTCGTCTCCGCCTCGCACTTCTCCAAGTGTTATCGCGAACTCTACAACCGCTCGCCGCAGCAGGAGCGCGCCGACCGCAAGCTGACGCTGCAGATGGCGCGATAAGCGGCAGATCAGATGGATCAGACAAGGGCGGAGCTTCTCCGCCCTTTTTCGTTGGTGACACTTTCCGCTTGTGCCGTCCTGGCGCTTGCACGCGCCGCTGTTTTGGATTGAATGGTCGGCGTTTCAGGAGAGCGAGGAGCACGCCAAACGATGGCCCCCGTGGAGATCGATCCCGCCAAGGTTCATGAATTCAAGGACTTCCAGAGCTTTTACGACTGGCTCGCCACCCACCACCAGAGCGAAACCGAAGTGTGGATCAAGACCCACAAGGTCAGCTCCGGCCTCGCCTCGGTCACGCCCAAGGAGGCGATCGACGCGGTGCTCTGCTGGGGTTGGATCGACGGCGTGCGCAAGGGGCACGACGACAGGAGTTTCCTCCAGCGCTATTCGCCGCGCGGCAAGAAGAGCATCTGGAGCCAGATCAATGTCGACAATGTCTCGCGCCTGATTGCCGAGGGCCGTATGACCGAGCACGGGCTCAAACAGGTCGATGCCGCCAAGGCCGACGGCCGCTGGGACCGCGCCTATGCCAGCGGCAAGGACATGCAGATCCCCGACGACCTGCAGGCGGCGATCGACGCTGAGCCCGAAGCCCGCGAAATGCTTGGCAAGCTCAGCGCACAGAACCGCTTCGCGCTCGCCTTCCGCACCCACAACATGAAGACCGAAGCCGGGCGCAAAAAGAAGATCGAGACCTTCGTCGAGATGCTGAAGCGCGGCGAAACGATCTATCCGCAGAAGAGCAAGTAAAGCGATTGAGGGGCACGACCGAAAGGTCGGCCTTCGTCCTGGCGGACCGGCATAGCCCGAGACCGATCCGGCACCGGCAAGGCTCGACGCCCGACGGCCGGGGGCCCAAAGCTGTTTGCACGCTCAATCTTGGCAATATCCGGCTTGATCATGCCCGGCATCTCCACCGTCACGCGCTTGGCACGTGCAGGGGCGAAAAATGAACGCCGAAGGCGACACTCGTTCTGTCGGACGCACACAAACGTCGCCTTAGCCCTTTGACTTACAGCCCGGCGTCACTGACCGGCGCGGCCGAAGCGCGCGGCACCACCTCCGACGAAGCGTAGGACCGGCGGACCAAAGCGGTTGTCACCCTCCTCGCTCGCGAGGTAGCCCAACATGACGAGGCCCAAGAGCGGCCCGACGACCGGGACGAACAGCGCAAGGTTCCACCACCCGGAACGGCCATGGTCGTGCCAGCGCTCGGTGTTGACCGTGAAGCCGAAATAGAAACTCGCGGCGATGATGAGGATGACAAGCATATGCATAAGGCTGAAGCCCGCGGCATAATTGTCGACGCCCGAAAGCGCCAACAACGCCCCGCCGGCGAACATCGCGGCTATCGCCGCAATGCAGATAACGATCTGCGCCAACCACCAGGCCTGACGTCCGATACGGCCATCAACACTCGTAAACATCTGTAAATTCACGTCGTCTCCCCCCAACAGCCAGTGCGCTTCCAAGTGCCCCCGCGCCGGCCAGCCTTGTCATCCGATAAAAGGTTCCCTCATAAACGGGTAGATGTCTTCGCGCCAAAAAGCGCCCCATGGTTGCACAGGCAGGCGGCCTTGTGCCTGGCATCTCGAGCGTCGCTGGAGGCGGGGCATGGCCCGCCTGCCGCTTCCATAACTTGCGGGTCCTGCACCCACGAGACAACCGGCTTCTAGCCGTGAAACGCCCGCTCCAGTTCGGCGATATCGAGCTTGATCATACCGAGCATCGCCTCCGTGACGCGCTTGGCGCGCGCACGGTCGGAATGGGCGACCATGTCGCCGAGCACCCTTGGCACGATCTGCCAGCACAACCCCCAGCGGTCGCGGATCCAGCCGCATTGTTCGATCTGTCCACCGTTTTCGCTGATCGCGTTCCAAATCCGGTCGATCTCCTCCTGGGTATCGCACTGGATCATGATCGAGAAGGAATGGTTGAACGGATCGAGGGGCCCGGCTTCGAGCGCCAGGAATTCCTGGTTGCCGAGCGTGAAC from Ensifer adhaerens includes the following:
- a CDS encoding GlxA family transcriptional regulator, which produces MNKPLTKKRSLVFFLVPNFSMLPFSAAIETLRIANRMLGYEAYSWRLASSDGEKVLSSSGIALEVNSSLADERKFLGGENRPSMVLVCSGIYVEDFNNKSVNAWLREVYNRGVAVGSLCTGAHVLASAGLLTGKRCAIHWENLPGFSESFPQVDVYADLYEIDSNIYTCAGGTASLDMMLNLIDQDFGESLVNRVCEQALTDRVRGPHDRQRLPLRARLGVQNAKVLSIIELMEANLAEPLSLLEIAEGADLSRRQIERLFRQEMGRSPARYYLEIRLDRARHLLIQSSMPVVEVAVACGFVSASHFSKCYRELYNRSPQQERADRKLTLQMAR
- a CDS encoding DUF805 domain-containing protein, giving the protein MEAHWLLGGDDVNLQMFTSVDGRIGRQAWWLAQIVICIAAIAAMFAGGALLALSGVDNYAAGFSLMHMLVILIIAASFYFGFTVNTERWHDHGRSGWWNLALFVPVVGPLLGLVMLGYLASEEGDNRFGPPVLRFVGGGAARFGRAGQ
- a CDS encoding VOC family protein, which codes for MTNVVSNLWFAKEARQAVDFYVSLVPNSAIIRVTTLPAESPSGPPGSVTTIEFTLGNQEFLALEAGPLDPFNHSFSIMIQCDTQEEIDRIWNAISENGGQIEQCGWIRDRWGLCWQIVPRVLGDMVAHSDRARAKRVTEAMLGMIKLDIAELERAFHG
- a CDS encoding YdeI/OmpD-associated family protein produces the protein MAPVEIDPAKVHEFKDFQSFYDWLATHHQSETEVWIKTHKVSSGLASVTPKEAIDAVLCWGWIDGVRKGHDDRSFLQRYSPRGKKSIWSQINVDNVSRLIAEGRMTEHGLKQVDAAKADGRWDRAYASGKDMQIPDDLQAAIDAEPEAREMLGKLSAQNRFALAFRTHNMKTEAGRKKKIETFVEMLKRGETIYPQKSK